The following coding sequences are from one Nonlabens arenilitoris window:
- a CDS encoding DUF4114 domain-containing protein: MKKLLLGVFFLANVALSQSYQYLGSYDSMGTPQYLVNPSDVVDTATMDMIGYSLPEGYPVPIYNPHYITSGYETDIIVESLADVWVTFVSEGAGYKNVLGFYTYDITNPPTTRPTASEITIIFPNVSALYSGGGLQTGDKVKIGTFPAGTGIGWVLLANAWNSTTATVGTAQWDLFSNPSFNPESQADLQYHNVLLQDPENERIILGFEDIRRDYGSCDNDFNDAIFYVTANPYTALKTSNYADISKSSTVSSGNTGGLESNGDLASLIAKRNFERTKRNFISTKETQTKFNQSDVRLKTGNNTAQLDSYLPLTGMYGTETAYVSTPQDLINVTNATEVFSVDYYEQNNRIAAVLATASTGSIYDHSKATCDRLNNSILEDVRSVTVNGHKIISSKLVRSSGETEYALGFSVKLGTNQNELFSFWEIGQYPTGNYYNFQIWGSSYSQVFALTNSILANLNQATPVISTPVANNIPPVFVSSGYYQNGQLHLELTNKTGATSLTFNGDLATTEVSGRQAISQSINLSGNLHETISIQTGNLFDIGFSLSVANQQQDALYLADGPWGMDYLTDYASVSSFNVQNAQSSTTGNVYHIERNPSVQGTVKGNLNLFRHLLPGEQTLDVSSYTALQFDIINDQPVEIILVPETSIPWSDRFTFTIPANASSTTYDIAFVDFENANGVSFTHTDIKTIVFSIISDYSNTIPFSIDLNDVRLGDYQSTLSIEDDIDEVLTLNNAPNPFTGSTNFQLPIESAVIEISVYDLYGRTVDHKSIKTTNGNMEFEYHSPDLKTGLYHFNVITDQGRKFTGKFLIN, translated from the coding sequence ATGAAAAAATTATTACTCGGTGTCTTTTTTTTAGCTAATGTAGCTCTTAGTCAGAGCTATCAATATTTAGGCTCTTATGATTCAATGGGAACTCCTCAATATTTAGTGAATCCTAGTGATGTAGTGGATACAGCTACAATGGATATGATTGGGTACTCTTTACCAGAAGGATATCCAGTGCCTATCTATAATCCACATTATATCACATCAGGATATGAAACTGATATAATTGTTGAAAGTCTAGCAGATGTTTGGGTCACTTTTGTGAGTGAAGGTGCTGGTTATAAAAACGTTTTAGGATTTTATACTTATGATATTACAAATCCACCAACGACAAGACCTACTGCCTCAGAAATTACTATCATATTCCCTAATGTATCAGCATTATATAGCGGTGGTGGCTTACAAACTGGAGACAAAGTTAAAATAGGAACTTTTCCCGCTGGTACAGGTATAGGTTGGGTACTTCTAGCAAATGCATGGAATTCTACTACAGCAACCGTGGGAACAGCTCAATGGGACCTCTTTTCAAATCCTAGCTTCAACCCAGAATCACAGGCAGATTTGCAGTATCATAATGTACTATTGCAAGATCCTGAAAACGAAAGAATAATTTTAGGTTTTGAAGATATTAGAAGAGATTACGGTTCTTGTGATAACGACTTTAATGATGCTATTTTTTATGTAACCGCAAATCCGTATACAGCACTTAAAACTTCTAATTATGCAGATATTAGTAAATCATCTACCGTAAGTTCTGGTAATACTGGTGGCCTAGAAAGCAATGGTGATCTAGCTAGCCTGATTGCAAAAAGAAATTTTGAACGAACAAAAAGAAACTTTATATCTACTAAAGAAACTCAAACTAAATTTAACCAGTCAGATGTGCGCTTAAAAACTGGTAATAATACAGCTCAATTAGATTCTTATCTACCTCTTACAGGTATGTATGGAACAGAGACAGCTTATGTTTCAACACCACAAGACCTAATCAATGTTACTAATGCTACAGAGGTATTTTCAGTAGATTATTATGAACAAAATAATAGAATCGCTGCGGTATTAGCAACAGCCTCTACAGGATCAATTTATGACCATTCCAAAGCAACTTGTGACCGGCTCAATAACTCTATACTTGAAGATGTGAGATCAGTTACCGTCAATGGTCATAAAATAATAAGTTCAAAACTAGTTAGATCTTCTGGTGAGACTGAATATGCTCTAGGGTTTTCTGTAAAACTGGGTACAAATCAAAATGAGCTTTTCAGTTTTTGGGAAATAGGACAATATCCAACAGGTAACTACTATAACTTTCAAATTTGGGGTAGTTCTTATTCTCAAGTATTTGCATTAACTAATAGTATTTTGGCAAATTTAAATCAAGCAACACCGGTTATCAGTACACCAGTTGCAAATAATATTCCGCCAGTTTTTGTAAGCTCAGGCTATTACCAGAATGGACAGTTGCATCTAGAACTAACTAATAAGACCGGCGCAACTAGCCTTACCTTTAATGGCGATCTTGCAACTACAGAAGTTTCTGGACGCCAGGCGATCAGTCAATCTATTAATTTATCTGGTAATTTGCATGAGACGATAAGTATTCAGACTGGTAACTTATTTGACATAGGTTTTTCATTATCAGTAGCAAATCAACAACAAGACGCATTGTATCTAGCAGATGGTCCATGGGGAATGGACTACCTCACCGACTATGCTAGTGTTTCTAGTTTTAACGTTCAAAACGCACAGTCTAGCACAACAGGAAACGTTTATCATATTGAGCGCAATCCATCTGTTCAAGGAACGGTAAAAGGTAACTTAAATCTATTCAGACATTTATTACCTGGTGAGCAAACACTTGATGTATCTTCTTATACGGCACTACAATTTGATATTATTAATGATCAACCTGTAGAAATTATTTTAGTGCCAGAGACATCAATTCCATGGAGTGATCGCTTTACATTTACTATACCTGCAAACGCTTCTAGTACCACTTATGATATTGCGTTTGTCGATTTTGAAAACGCTAACGGTGTATCTTTTACACATACAGATATTAAGACTATCGTTTTCTCGATTATTAGTGATTATTCAAATACAATTCCTTTTTCTATCGATTTAAATGATGTCAGGCTAGGTGATTATCAATCTACACTAAGCATTGAAGATGACATAGACGAGGTGTTAACTCTCAATAATGCGCCTAATCCGTTTACAGGTTCAACGAACTTTCAATTACCGATTGAGAGCGCTGTAATTGAAATAAGTGTATATGATTTATATGGTCGCACAGTAGATCATAAAAGCATTAAGACTACAAATGGTAATATGGAGTTTGAATATCATTCTCCTGATCTTAAAACTGGCCTATATCACTTTAATGTGATAACAGATCAAGGTAGGAAATTCACAGGTAAATTCTTGATTAATTAA
- a CDS encoding tetratricopeptide repeat protein: protein MIKPFQPYLHKVLNKTFVTLIVLLATHYSYSQNMNPGFELLEMGDFKEAKTFFKDILKDYPDNKTAQLCLGRATGLSGNPDEATAIFEGLLEQYPQDFEIKLNYAESLLWNKKYIDAKSYYQGLLKENDQSFPAVLGYANTLSNLKEYPQAQDYINRALVIDPGNPNALTSKKYINLGYSNQLVQAQNFKPAVQLLKDNLIFLEYDTETLQVLANTYLIATQVDSALITYEKINRTKTDSIISFNGISLVQHLQGKEKTALRFSEKAMSTLNTTTPKNIEQQSVERNIQALIWNSKYKEAETLINSQIERFGTENWLLALRATLNIYKSNFKKSINDYNQILATESTSFDGNLGKSNAQKAIGNYKAAYTSANRTLEIYKDQKDALQFIKTLDQQFTPVTTVKPSYSFDNGDNEAYNLDVNLIVPVSTKLSLLGNYNYRDTFNDQLSSQAMTQLFQIGAAYEFLPNIKLKGIAGINSINADNNNYEELTTDISLQIKYIKLQSIDIGFKRNVESFNTALLERQLVQSNFYVNYNLSTNFNLGWFTQYFYTSQNDGNSRNLLFTSLYYNFLKNHHLKLD from the coding sequence ATGATAAAACCTTTTCAACCTTATTTACATAAAGTACTTAATAAGACTTTTGTAACGCTCATCGTCTTATTAGCTACACATTATAGTTATAGTCAGAACATGAACCCAGGTTTTGAACTACTTGAAATGGGAGATTTTAAAGAGGCCAAAACCTTTTTTAAAGACATTCTTAAGGATTATCCAGATAACAAAACAGCTCAACTTTGTCTAGGAAGAGCTACTGGATTAAGCGGTAATCCCGATGAAGCGACAGCTATATTTGAAGGCCTTTTAGAGCAATATCCACAAGATTTTGAAATCAAATTAAACTATGCCGAATCTCTTTTGTGGAACAAAAAGTATATTGATGCAAAATCTTATTATCAAGGATTATTAAAAGAGAACGATCAAAGTTTTCCTGCAGTTTTAGGATATGCTAACACCTTATCTAACCTTAAAGAATATCCACAAGCTCAAGATTATATTAACAGAGCACTTGTAATCGATCCAGGCAATCCTAATGCGTTAACATCAAAAAAATATATCAACCTAGGTTATTCTAATCAACTGGTTCAAGCACAAAACTTTAAACCAGCAGTGCAACTTTTAAAGGATAATTTAATTTTTCTAGAATACGATACAGAAACTTTACAGGTTCTTGCAAACACCTATTTAATAGCTACGCAAGTAGACAGTGCTTTAATCACCTATGAAAAAATTAACAGGACTAAAACAGACAGTATTATTTCATTTAACGGTATATCCCTAGTCCAGCACTTACAAGGAAAAGAAAAAACAGCATTGCGATTCTCAGAAAAAGCGATGTCTACCTTAAATACAACTACACCTAAAAATATTGAGCAACAATCCGTCGAGCGCAACATTCAAGCACTTATATGGAATAGTAAATATAAAGAAGCTGAAACTTTAATAAATTCTCAAATAGAGCGTTTTGGTACAGAGAACTGGTTGCTAGCATTAAGGGCTACTTTAAACATTTATAAAAGTAATTTTAAGAAAAGTATAAACGATTATAATCAGATTCTTGCTACAGAGAGCACTTCTTTTGATGGTAACTTAGGTAAGTCTAACGCTCAAAAAGCAATAGGTAATTATAAAGCGGCTTATACATCTGCTAACAGGACATTAGAGATTTATAAGGACCAGAAAGATGCGCTTCAATTTATTAAAACCCTAGATCAACAATTTACACCGGTAACGACAGTTAAACCTAGTTATAGCTTTGATAATGGAGATAACGAGGCTTACAATCTAGACGTTAATCTTATCGTACCTGTAAGCACAAAACTTTCCCTCTTAGGAAACTACAATTATAGAGACACTTTTAATGATCAACTTTCTTCTCAAGCGATGACACAGCTTTTTCAAATAGGAGCAGCTTATGAGTTTTTACCCAATATAAAGCTAAAAGGAATCGCAGGTATTAATAGTATTAATGCAGATAATAATAACTATGAAGAATTAACGACTGACATCTCTCTTCAAATTAAATATATAAAGCTACAATCCATAGATATAGGATTTAAAAGAAATGTAGAAAGTTTTAACACCGCATTATTAGAGCGTCAGCTAGTACAAAGTAATTTTTACGTCAATTATAATTTGAGTACTAATTTTAACCTAGGATGGTTCACTCAATATTTTTATACATCTCAAAATGATGGTAATTCAAGGAATCTTTTGTTTACATCTCTATATTATAATTTTTTAAAAAACCATCACTTAAAGCTGGACTAA